Proteins found in one Deltaproteobacteria bacterium genomic segment:
- the porA gene encoding pyruvate ferredoxin oxidoreductase, whose translation MPSQRHESRGGKCVKQVIEGSHAVSEAVRLARVQVISAYPITPQTHIVERLSEYCAAGSLAARFLRVESEHSALAALIGAASSGVRTFTATSSQGLALMHELLHWAAGARLPIVMAEVNRALAPGWNIWTDQTDSLAQRDTGWLQLYCEDGQEALDTTIQAFCLAEKVNLPVMVILDAFFLSHTYEPVDIPEQEAVDRFLPPFRAKFRLDPTAPRAFNQLAPPNIYMEMRYNMQEAMSAALESFHALQQDFAAVFGRGHGALETVACEDADIIIVTAGTMTSTSRQVVAHLRARGEKVGLLKLKLFRPFPVEQIRQALKRAAKVAVIDRNFSFGASGIFAQEVRAALCNLDNRPRVLGFVAGLGGRDVTTDVIEDIYWRTKKMKGSDQENLWVGLHEVDHAIGSLE comes from the coding sequence ATGCCCTCGCAACGCCATGAGTCTAGAGGAGGAAAGTGCGTGAAACAGGTCATTGAAGGCAGTCATGCGGTGTCCGAGGCAGTGCGCCTGGCCCGGGTACAAGTGATATCCGCCTATCCCATAACTCCTCAAACCCACATAGTGGAAAGGCTTTCAGAATACTGTGCTGCCGGCAGCCTCGCTGCACGCTTCTTGCGAGTCGAGAGCGAGCACTCAGCCCTGGCAGCACTTATTGGAGCCGCCAGCAGCGGGGTTCGTACGTTTACGGCCACCTCCTCGCAGGGTCTGGCGCTTATGCACGAACTCTTGCACTGGGCTGCGGGCGCCAGACTCCCCATTGTTATGGCCGAGGTAAATCGTGCCCTGGCACCGGGTTGGAACATCTGGACCGACCAGACTGACAGCCTGGCCCAGCGGGACACCGGCTGGCTGCAGCTCTATTGTGAGGACGGTCAGGAAGCTCTGGACACCACCATTCAGGCATTCTGCTTGGCTGAAAAGGTCAACCTTCCGGTGATGGTAATCCTGGACGCCTTTTTTCTTTCTCATACCTACGAGCCGGTGGACATCCCTGAGCAGGAAGCAGTAGATCGTTTTCTGCCGCCCTTCCGAGCCAAATTCAGGCTGGACCCCACAGCTCCTCGTGCCTTCAACCAGTTAGCGCCTCCCAACATTTACATGGAAATGCGCTACAACATGCAGGAAGCCATGAGCGCGGCTCTGGAGAGCTTTCATGCTTTGCAGCAGGATTTTGCCGCCGTCTTTGGTCGCGGTCATGGCGCCCTGGAGACAGTGGCCTGCGAAGACGCTGACATCATCATTGTTACCGCTGGGACTATGACCAGCACCAGCCGTCAGGTAGTTGCCCACCTCCGGGCCCGGGGTGAAAAGGTCGGCCTGTTGAAGTTAAAGCTCTTTCGCCCATTTCCTGTGGAGCAAATCAGGCAAGCGCTGAAAAGAGCGGCAAAGGTGGCTGTAATCGATCGCAATTTCTCCTTCGGTGCAAGCGGCATTTTTGCTCAGGAAGTACGGGCTGCCCTCTGCAACCTTGACAACCGTCCCCGGGTGCTCGGCTTTGTTGCCGGACTCGGGGGTCGTGATGTCACCACCGATGTGATCGAAGACATATACTGGCGCACCAAGAAAATGAAGGGCTCAGATCAGGAAAATCTGTGGGTGGGACTCCATGAGGTGGATCATGCAATTGGAAGCCTTGAATAA
- a CDS encoding 3-methyl-2-oxobutanoate dehydrogenase subunit beta, which yields MQLEALNNEYMCSGHVACPGCGAAVAMRFLLKALGEKTVMIIPACCWSIIAGPYPQSTLKVPVLHTAFETGGAVASGVRAALDILGDTETTVVTWAGDGGTFDIGFQALSGAVERNENFLYVCYDNEAYMNTGIQRSSSTPYGAWTTTTPGQQWKRLRKKNIVEALVAHRIPYAATASIAFPEDLIAKARKAREMKGARFLHIYSTCPTGWRIPSEMSIKIARMAVQTNIFPLYEVEDGLRYTINYSPKGYLVDEYFRLQGRFKHLTDEDLRQIQEMVDEDWALLCRKAGNSPRA from the coding sequence ATGCAATTGGAAGCCTTGAATAATGAATACATGTGTTCCGGCCATGTGGCTTGCCCCGGCTGCGGCGCTGCCGTGGCCATGCGCTTTCTACTCAAGGCCCTGGGGGAGAAAACCGTGATGATAATTCCCGCCTGCTGCTGGTCCATCATAGCAGGGCCCTACCCTCAATCAACTCTCAAAGTCCCGGTGCTCCACACTGCCTTCGAGACCGGCGGTGCCGTAGCCAGCGGTGTGCGGGCCGCTCTAGACATCCTCGGTGATACTGAGACAACCGTGGTGACCTGGGCTGGCGACGGCGGCACCTTTGATATCGGCTTTCAGGCTCTCAGCGGCGCAGTCGAGAGAAACGAAAACTTTCTCTATGTGTGTTATGACAACGAAGCCTATATGAACACCGGCATCCAGCGAAGTTCTTCCACCCCCTACGGCGCCTGGACAACCACCACCCCGGGGCAGCAATGGAAGAGGCTGCGCAAGAAAAACATCGTGGAAGCCCTGGTCGCACACCGCATTCCCTATGCGGCCACGGCCAGCATTGCCTTCCCTGAAGACCTGATTGCCAAGGCTCGCAAAGCTAGAGAGATGAAAGGCGCCAGATTCCTGCACATCTACTCCACTTGCCCTACTGGTTGGCGCATCCCCTCCGAGATGTCCATCAAGATCGCCAGGATGGCAGTACAGACCAACATCTTCCCCCTCTATGAAGTGGAAGACGGCCTCCGCTACACCATCAACTACAGCCCAAAAGGATATCTGGTTGATGAATACTTCCGGCTGCAGGGGCGCTTCAAACACCTGACTGATGAGGATCTCCGACAGATCCAGGAGATGGTAGACGAGGACTGGGCCCTGCTTTGCCGCAAAGCGGGCAACAGTCCTCGAGCCTAG
- a CDS encoding patatin-like phospholipase family protein, producing the protein MSTYRILSLDGGGIRGLLTAIILERLLAQVVDFLDMVDLIAGTSTGGILALGLARGRSPSELRKLYQEQGKKIFDDSFWDDLVDLGKLRGADYDNRGLRSELKKTLGSRTTLADLDKKVLITAFDLDNKDPHPARRTWKPKLFHNFPGIDSDGDALAYKVALYTSAAPTYFPSVDGFIDGGVFANNPSMAALAQCQDPRTHSQPPAMEDIRLLSLGTGTSLTYITGKKLDWGYTQWAKPLISLMMDGAMGIVDFQCAKMLHENYHRLAPVFPPGTSIPLDNVDKVPEIIDFAQAVDISATVHWLQDHWI; encoded by the coding sequence ATGAGCACATATCGCATCTTATCTCTGGATGGTGGAGGCATACGGGGACTCCTCACGGCAATCATCTTGGAACGGTTGCTTGCTCAGGTGGTAGATTTCCTGGACATGGTGGATCTTATAGCCGGCACATCCACTGGCGGCATACTCGCCCTTGGGCTCGCTCGCGGACGCTCTCCTTCTGAACTGAGAAAACTTTACCAAGAACAGGGCAAGAAAATTTTCGACGATTCCTTCTGGGATGATCTAGTTGATCTAGGCAAGCTGCGAGGCGCAGACTACGACAACCGTGGTCTTCGAAGTGAGCTGAAAAAGACTCTCGGCAGCAGAACAACTCTTGCGGATCTAGACAAAAAGGTCCTTATCACCGCCTTCGACCTGGACAATAAAGATCCACATCCGGCCAGACGAACCTGGAAGCCCAAGCTCTTTCACAATTTTCCGGGCATTGACAGCGATGGTGACGCTCTGGCCTACAAAGTGGCCCTCTATACCAGTGCAGCTCCCACGTATTTCCCTTCTGTAGACGGCTTTATAGACGGAGGCGTTTTCGCCAACAATCCAAGCATGGCAGCCCTGGCCCAGTGCCAGGATCCGAGAACTCACAGCCAGCCACCAGCCATGGAGGACATTAGGCTCCTTTCACTGGGCACGGGCACATCACTGACTTATATTACCGGGAAAAAATTGGACTGGGGATATACTCAGTGGGCAAAGCCGCTGATTTCTCTGATGATGGACGGCGCTATGGGCATCGTCGATTTCCAGTGCGCCAAGATGCTGCACGAAAATTATCACCGCCTGGCGCCTGTGTTTCCTCCTGGCACATCTATTCCATTGGATAATGTGGACAAAGTCCCCGAAATTATAGACTTTGCCCAGGCAGTTGACATATCAGCTACAGTCCACTGGTTGCAAGACCACTGGATCTAG
- a CDS encoding DUF4070 domain-containing protein produces MNVLLVYPQYPVTFWSFKHALKFIAKKAAYPPLGLLTVAAMLPAEWQLRLVDLNFENLDEQDLKWADFIMISAMLVQKKSALEVLARARQNSTKIIAGGPLFSSTPEEFLSLVDHLILDEAELTLPPFLEDLANESPRKIYRADGYPDLSSTPIPRWDLIDLNNYATLMLQVSRGCPFDCEFCDITALFGRKPRLKTPQQLLAELQCIYDLGWRQSVFVVDDNFIGNKKKIKRMLSLVIEWMEAHNHPFTFITEASINLADDDELIELMVRAGFDTVFIGLETPDEASLLECAKVQNCGRDLVGSIKKLQTAGLKVFGGYIVGFDNDDEGIFSRQIKFIQESGVVTAMVGLLNAVPRTRLWKRLMAENRLQLDATGDNTDGTINFMPRMGREKLIEGYRAIVRTIYSPRYYYQRVCRFLEYYKPYRIQPIKGEEIMAFLKSIFYLGFLGNGLSQWYYWKMLFKSIVCHRRLFGEAMRLMVYGHHFRKVAKKI; encoded by the coding sequence ATGAATGTATTACTTGTATATCCCCAGTATCCCGTCACTTTCTGGAGTTTCAAACACGCCCTCAAGTTCATTGCCAAGAAGGCCGCTTATCCGCCTCTGGGTTTGTTGACAGTGGCGGCCATGCTGCCTGCAGAGTGGCAACTGCGCCTGGTAGACTTGAATTTTGAAAACCTGGACGAGCAAGATCTCAAATGGGCAGATTTCATCATGATAAGCGCTATGCTGGTCCAGAAGAAATCAGCCCTGGAGGTGCTGGCCCGCGCCCGGCAAAATTCCACCAAGATAATCGCTGGAGGGCCGCTGTTCAGCAGCACACCTGAAGAATTTCTCTCTCTGGTGGACCACCTGATTCTCGATGAGGCTGAACTTACCCTGCCACCCTTTCTGGAAGATCTTGCAAACGAGTCGCCCCGCAAGATTTATCGAGCGGATGGCTATCCCGACCTCTCCTCAACACCCATTCCGCGGTGGGACCTCATTGATCTCAACAATTACGCAACTCTCATGCTGCAGGTCTCGCGTGGCTGTCCCTTTGACTGCGAATTTTGTGATATTACAGCCCTTTTCGGACGAAAACCGCGCCTGAAGACACCCCAGCAGCTCCTCGCTGAACTGCAATGCATCTATGATCTCGGCTGGCGCCAGAGCGTCTTTGTCGTGGATGACAACTTCATCGGCAACAAGAAAAAGATAAAGAGAATGCTCTCCCTGGTAATTGAGTGGATGGAGGCACATAACCACCCCTTCACCTTTATCACTGAGGCCTCCATCAATCTGGCTGACGACGACGAACTCATAGAGTTGATGGTACGGGCAGGTTTTGACACGGTGTTCATCGGGCTCGAAACACCAGATGAGGCAAGTTTGCTGGAATGCGCCAAGGTGCAGAACTGTGGCCGTGACCTGGTGGGTTCCATCAAGAAGCTGCAAACAGCAGGCTTAAAAGTTTTCGGCGGCTATATTGTCGGCTTTGACAACGATGATGAAGGCATCTTTTCCCGCCAGATCAAATTCATCCAGGAATCTGGTGTGGTAACAGCCATGGTCGGGCTCTTGAACGCTGTGCCGCGGACCAGGTTGTGGAAAAGGCTCATGGCGGAGAACCGGCTGCAGCTGGACGCCACTGGCGACAACACTGATGGTACCATCAACTTCATGCCGCGCATGGGACGGGAGAAGTTGATCGAAGGGTATCGAGCTATAGTGCGAACAATCTATAGTCCGCGCTATTACTACCAGAGAGTCTGCCGCTTCCTCGAATACTACAAGCCGTATCGCATTCAGCCGATCAAAGGCGAGGAGATTATGGCTTTCCTCAAGTCTATATTCTACCTGGGGTTTTTAGGAAATGGCCTGTCGCAGTGGTATTACTGGAAAATGCTTTTCAAGTCGATTGTCTGTCACCGCAGACTCTTTGGAGAAGCTATGCGTCTCATGGTCTATGGCCACCATTTTCGCAAGGTAGCCAAGAAGATCTGA
- a CDS encoding HAD family hydrolase yields MVYRGVLFDLDGTLLDTLEDLAGAVNRLLAERGYPTHSVDSYRYFVGDGPLMLITRALPETARQQEIISACLEAFRADYRKTWQVHTRLYPGVAEMLDGLSSRRLQLAILSNKPHDFTLTCVDKMLNQWNFSVVLGLRDSVPAKPDPAGALEVSHAVGIPPEEFLYLGDTSVDMKTAVAAGMHPVGVLWGFRSPEELQQSGARMLLERPQEIFQLLG; encoded by the coding sequence ATGGTCTACAGAGGTGTTCTCTTTGATCTGGACGGCACTCTGCTCGATACCCTGGAGGATCTTGCCGGTGCAGTAAATCGCCTCCTGGCAGAGCGCGGCTATCCCACACATAGTGTGGACAGCTATCGTTATTTTGTCGGCGACGGTCCCCTCATGCTCATTACTAGAGCCCTTCCTGAAACAGCCCGGCAACAGGAGATAATCTCAGCCTGTCTGGAAGCATTTCGCGCCGACTACCGAAAAACCTGGCAGGTGCACACTAGACTCTACCCTGGGGTGGCAGAAATGCTTGACGGCCTGAGTTCCCGGCGACTGCAGCTGGCAATTCTTTCCAATAAACCGCATGACTTTACTCTGACCTGCGTTGACAAGATGCTCAATCAGTGGAATTTCTCGGTGGTGCTCGGATTGCGCGACTCTGTTCCAGCCAAGCCTGATCCCGCAGGTGCTCTTGAAGTGTCTCATGCTGTAGGGATTCCTCCTGAAGAATTTCTCTATCTTGGCGACACCTCAGTAGACATGAAAACTGCTGTTGCCGCTGGCATGCATCCCGTGGGAGTGCTGTGGGGCTTCCGCTCTCCTGAAGAGTTGCAACAGAGCGGCGCCCGGATGCTCCTCGAGCGGCCACAGGAGATATTCCAGCTGCTCGGTTAG
- a CDS encoding sodium:calcium antiporter, with protein MHFLYLLLDEHVLNRFVSGLPGVWLIAVLVCAIVVLLKGANWAIDGAVSLAERMQLPRIVIGATIISLGTTMPEMFVSTMAAWMGDPGLALGNGVGSIICDTGLIFGLMCILNPPPVNRYILNRTGWVQVGAATLLVVLALNALATSNGEPYLSRSIGVLFLYLLICYLYITYLWAKEGQSLALEEKPAGGTTLVKAVLFTIGGLFGVIVGSRVLVPVAAESAHRVGVPDDVIAATLVAFGTSVPELITAISAVRKGHPEIMIGNVVGADVLNCLFVIGAAAVAKPLFIQTNFYLFHFPAMLIILYSFRAFIFMNKDGRFKRWQGIWILGVYLLYLFLQYTFNLGSLSG; from the coding sequence ATGCACTTTCTTTATCTGCTTCTAGATGAACATGTACTGAACAGATTTGTTTCCGGTCTGCCTGGTGTGTGGCTGATAGCCGTACTGGTCTGTGCAATTGTTGTGCTCCTCAAAGGTGCCAACTGGGCCATAGATGGAGCCGTTTCCCTGGCAGAGCGCATGCAGCTGCCAAGGATTGTCATCGGGGCAACCATAATTTCTCTTGGAACCACCATGCCAGAGATGTTTGTCTCCACTATGGCAGCCTGGATGGGAGATCCAGGTCTGGCCCTGGGAAACGGCGTGGGCTCGATCATATGTGATACTGGTCTTATTTTTGGTCTGATGTGCATTTTAAATCCTCCACCGGTAAATCGCTATATCCTGAATCGGACGGGCTGGGTACAGGTGGGAGCAGCTACCCTGCTGGTGGTGCTAGCCCTCAATGCCCTGGCGACCAGCAATGGGGAGCCCTACTTGAGCCGAAGCATAGGGGTGCTTTTCCTTTACCTCCTGATCTGCTACCTCTACATAACCTATTTATGGGCCAAGGAAGGCCAGAGTCTTGCCCTGGAAGAGAAGCCTGCAGGGGGGACTACTCTGGTGAAAGCTGTGCTGTTCACTATAGGCGGTCTATTTGGCGTCATTGTAGGCAGCAGGGTTCTGGTGCCCGTGGCAGCAGAAAGCGCTCACAGGGTGGGTGTTCCTGATGATGTTATTGCCGCAACCCTCGTTGCCTTCGGCACCTCGGTGCCCGAGTTGATAACTGCCATTTCTGCTGTGCGCAAGGGCCACCCGGAGATAATGATCGGCAACGTGGTGGGTGCGGATGTTCTCAACTGCCTCTTTGTAATCGGTGCTGCGGCTGTTGCCAAACCCCTGTTCATCCAAACCAATTTCTACCTGTTCCACTTCCCGGCAATGCTTATTATCCTTTATTCCTTCAGAGCTTTTATATTTATGAACAAAGACGGCAGATTCAAGAGGTGGCAGGGGATATGGATTCTCGGGGTTTACCTGCTTTATCTGTTTCTGCAATACACCTTTAATCTTGGTAGTCTGAGCGGCTAG